A section of the Kribbella voronezhensis genome encodes:
- a CDS encoding amidohydrolase, with protein MRTLLTNGSVYSPADPHATAIAFDDGVVSWLGDDTSAAAYVSGADEVVDLQGKLVTPAFVDAHVHTAQTGALLTGLVMAGTTNLTQALDRLAAFAATLAPDAVIDGSGWDETKWPEGRPPTNAELDRAADGRRVYLSRVDGHSGVISSSLAAAVPGLQGQAGYEENGRVERDAHHVVRDALSELVGPDQRLADARAAVKAMGERGIGAFHEMAAPHIGPLWELPLVRQAAEEAGLAATLYWGQPGVFDNVTQYGLAGLAGDLNADGALGSRTAALRDPYADRPDHRGHAYLTAEQIAGHVTACTEQNVQAGFHCIGDAALDNIARGFELAAEKVGVQALVAARHRLEHVEMVDDAAIATLARCGVVASVQPMFDGHWGGPDGMYAERVGDRWKGMNPFGSLARAGVVLAFGSDAPVTELGGWEAVRAAAFHHDADQRITVRAAFAAHTRGGWRAAGIDDAGVLAPGTQATYAVWESDAALVVQTPDQRVAAWSTDPRAGVPVLPDLSDEAPVPVCRRTVVGGRTVFDAEGWSS; from the coding sequence GTGCGCACACTTCTGACCAACGGTTCCGTCTACTCACCCGCCGACCCCCACGCCACCGCGATCGCCTTCGACGACGGCGTGGTCAGCTGGCTCGGCGACGACACCAGCGCCGCGGCCTATGTATCCGGTGCGGACGAGGTCGTCGACCTGCAGGGCAAGCTCGTCACGCCCGCCTTCGTCGATGCCCACGTCCACACCGCACAGACCGGCGCGCTGCTGACCGGCCTGGTCATGGCCGGTACGACGAACCTCACGCAAGCACTCGACCGTCTCGCGGCCTTCGCGGCGACCCTGGCGCCGGACGCGGTCATCGACGGCTCCGGCTGGGACGAGACCAAGTGGCCCGAGGGCCGCCCGCCGACCAACGCCGAGCTGGACCGCGCGGCCGACGGCCGTCGGGTCTACCTCTCCCGGGTCGACGGTCACTCCGGTGTCATCTCGTCATCCCTCGCTGCTGCCGTGCCGGGTCTGCAGGGCCAAGCCGGGTACGAAGAGAACGGCCGGGTCGAGCGCGACGCGCACCACGTCGTACGGGATGCACTCAGTGAGCTGGTCGGACCTGACCAGCGGCTTGCCGACGCGCGCGCGGCCGTCAAGGCGATGGGCGAGCGCGGCATCGGTGCCTTTCACGAGATGGCGGCTCCGCACATCGGACCGCTGTGGGAGCTTCCGCTCGTTCGCCAGGCAGCTGAGGAAGCAGGACTCGCCGCGACCCTCTACTGGGGTCAGCCTGGCGTCTTCGACAACGTCACGCAGTACGGGCTTGCGGGGCTGGCCGGTGACCTCAACGCGGATGGCGCGCTCGGCTCCCGTACTGCGGCGCTGCGCGACCCGTACGCCGATCGCCCGGACCATCGCGGTCATGCGTATCTCACCGCCGAGCAGATCGCCGGCCACGTGACCGCCTGCACCGAGCAGAACGTCCAGGCCGGGTTCCACTGCATCGGCGACGCCGCCCTCGACAACATCGCGCGGGGCTTCGAGCTCGCCGCCGAGAAGGTCGGCGTCCAGGCACTCGTTGCCGCCCGCCACCGCCTCGAACACGTCGAGATGGTCGACGACGCGGCGATCGCCACGCTGGCCCGGTGCGGTGTCGTCGCAAGTGTCCAGCCGATGTTCGACGGCCACTGGGGTGGCCCGGACGGCATGTACGCCGAGCGCGTCGGCGATCGCTGGAAGGGCATGAACCCGTTCGGTTCGCTCGCCCGCGCCGGCGTGGTACTCGCCTTCGGGTCCGACGCGCCGGTGACCGAGCTCGGCGGCTGGGAGGCGGTCCGCGCGGCCGCGTTCCACCACGACGCGGACCAGCGGATCACCGTGCGAGCCGCCTTCGCTGCTCACACGCGAGGTGGCTGGCGGGCGGCTGGGATCGACGACGCCGGAGTGCTCGCGCCCGGCACACAGGCGACGTACGCCGTCTGGGAAAGCGACGCGGCCCTGGTCGTGCAGACGCCCGATCAGCGGGTCGCCGCTTGGTCGACGGACCCGCGCGCCGGCGTACCGGTGTTGCCCGATCTCAGTGACGAGGCACCAGTGCCTGTTTGTCGGCGGACCGTGGTTGGCGGCCGCACCGTGTTCGACGCAGAAGGATGGTCCTCGTGA